From Toxorhynchites rutilus septentrionalis strain SRP chromosome 2, ASM2978413v1, whole genome shotgun sequence, a single genomic window includes:
- the LOC129771856 gene encoding uncharacterized protein LOC129771856: MENVSGNDGRCCGKCDRPESADNMVCCDECDVWVHFGCAGVGDSIAEPGRVWKCDQCRKDVPTEQSVHLSQGSAALSRRSQRLHLSLQLLEEQREMKKKQAVEEEEYLKKKYDLLIQIEENDNVSTRRSEVSAKSRRERVEGWINKGNTTAEGARSVRTQSNNLASTQLGASGEEANIALETQSVPKSLAPLPQSSSTPKTSAPTLGTASAIVTESPRQTFVTSEIGKSAPVDQMFRDVNTPAIVVKAALPSTATITFSSDQLIQSSRQNISSAQQMKPLQNATVYDESSSRPAPLMSTYYVPTRNICEMTNSNIRSTRDMRNAFSQYNSSTSQSRTFCPNQPPYVQSIANEVRPGWPVHTIQQGPTNSQLAARQVLSRELPIFSGDPEDWPMFYSSFKNTTEVCGYSDAENLARLQRCLRGHALETVKRRLLLPASVPNVMETLHKLYGRPEILINSLLKKLRSVAPPKAESLGTIITYGLAVQNLVDHLIIAGQHAHLWNPMLLQEMVEKLPASIKIQWGWFKQTRENVNLATFNEFMAGLVNLASDLTLNVEYTPNSTKSSKTEKAKQKESLFVHSQESSDVNEKSESIIKVCSYCDSPSHRILDCLDFQKLDIDGRWKAVRLRNLCRTCLIPHRKWPCRSKKECGQDGCRIHHHPLLHSVSKVSSDPVASTSYDRTVYQNHHSNHSFSFFRYVPVTIVGNGKQTDIFAFLDEGSSSTLLEAEVADRLGIKGPMNPLILAWTSKITREEKSSRSISLTISGKGLTKKYAIENVQTVHKMELPKQSMCYEELAEQFPYLRGLPVKSYTNVAPQMIIGLEHVRLLTSLKLREGNSCGPIAVKTRLGWCAFGRQAGAGKMVERVNLHYSISNQRLHNLMKHFFLVEESTVTSKPEAEADKQAIEILNRTVKRKGNYFESGLLWKYENPVFPNSLPLAQKRLASFEKRLTRNPVLRDMVKQQLEQYQQKGYAHKASKGELENTDERRVWYLPLGVVTNPNKPNKIRLVWDAAARVNGVSFNDMLLKGPDLLNSLPVVLTRFRQKTSQ, encoded by the coding sequence ATGGAGAACGTATCTGGAAATGATGGTCGTTGTTGTGGCAAATGCGATCGTCCGGAATCCGCGGATAATATGGTTTGTTGTGATGAATGCGATGTTTGGGTTCATTTTGGTTGCGCTGGTGTTGGAGATTCGATTGCAGAACCCGGTCGTGTTTGGAAGTGCGATCAGTGCAGAAAAGATGTACCTACCGAACAATCGGTACACTTGAGCCAAGGTTCGGCAGCCCTAAGTAGACGATCACAGCGTCTGCATTTGAGTTTACAGTTACTCGAAGAACAGCGGGAAATGAAGAAGAAGCAAGCTGTAGAAGAGGAGGAGTATTTGAAGAAGAAATATGATCTCTTGATCCAGATAGAAGAAAATGATAATGTGAGTACCAGAAGAAGCGAAGTAAGTGCTAAATCTAGACGTGAAAGAGTAGAAGGTTGGATTAATAAAGGAAACACGACAGCGGAAGGCGCCAGATCGGTTAGAACTCAGTCGAATAATCTAGCCTCGACTCAGTTAGGTGCTAGTGGAGAGGAAGCAAACATAGCTTTGGAGACACAGTCAGTCCCGAAGAGTCTAGCACCGCTTCCACAAAGTTCATCCACCCCAAAGACGTCGGCTCCTACACTAGGAACAGCATCAGCTATTGTCACCGAATCACCTCGACAAACTTTCGTCACCAGCGAAATTGGAAAATCAGCGCCAGTTGACCAAATGTTCCGGGATGTGAATACCCCCGCCATAGTTGTAAAGGCTGCCCTACCATCTACCGCGACGATTACGTTTTCATCAGACCAGTTGATTCAGTCATCGCGCCAAAATATATCCTCCGCTCAGCAGATGAAACCGCTTCAAAATGCCACCGTATATGATGAAAGTTCTTCGCGTCCAGCACCTTTGATGTCGACGTATTATGTCCCAACGAGAAACATTTGCGAAATGACCAATTCGAACATTCGTTCCACGCGTGATATGAGAAACGCATTCAGTCAATATAATTCATCGACATCGCAGTCGCGAACATTCTGCCCAAACCAGCCTCCGTATGTGCAGTCAATAGCGAACGAAGTAAGACCTGGCTGGCCGGTTCATACGATTCAACAAGGGCCAACCAACTCGCAACTGGCAGCGCGGCAAGTATTGTCTCGGGAGTTACCGATCTTCTCTGGTGATCCAGAAGATTGGCCCATGTTTTACAGCTCCTTCAAAAATACAACCGAAGTGTGTGGCTACAGCGATGCAGAGAATCTTGCCCGACTTCAACGGTGCTTACGAGGACATGCTCTGGAAACTGTGAAGAGGCGACTTCTTCTACCAGCTTCTGTTCCAAATGTAATGGAAACCCTGCACAAATTGTACGGCCGTCCGGAAATTTTAATCAACTCCTTGTTGAAGAAGCTTAGAAGCGTTGCTCCGCCGAAGGCGGAAAGTCTCGGTACAATAATCACCTATGGACTGGCAGTCCAGAATTTAGTGGATCACTTAATAATTGCTGGGCAGCATGCACATCTTTGGAATCCTATGTTACTCCAAGAGATGGTGGAGAAACTACCCGCTTCCATCAAAATCCAGTGGGGTTGGTTCAAGCAGACACGAGAGAATGTCAACCTGGCGACGTTCAATGAATTTATGGCAGGCCTAGTGAATCTAGCGTCTGATCTAACGCTGAACGTAGAATATACTCCGAATTCAACGAAATCATCGAAAACAGAGAAAGCGAAACAGAAAGAAAGTTTGTTTGTCCATTCTCAAGAATCATCCGACGTGAACGAAAAATCCGAGTCGATAATAAAAGTATGCTCGTATTGCGACAGTCCCAGTCACCGTATTCTCGATTGCCTCGATTTTCAAAAGTTAGATATCGATGGGCGATGGAAAGCAGTCCGTCTGAGGAATCTCTGTCGCACTTGTTTAATACCACACCGAAAATGGCCCTGTCGGTCGAAGAAGGAGTGTGGACAAGATGGATGTCGTATCCACCACCATCCATTGTTGCACAGTGTTTCGAAAGTATCAAGTGATCCCGTAGCATCGACCAGCTATGATCGAACGGTTTATCAGAATCACCATTCGAACCATTCATTTTCTTTCTTTCGATATGTTCCGGTGACCATAGTTGGAAACGGGAAGCAAACTGACATTTTCGCATTTCTGGACGAAGGTTCCAGTTCGACACTTCTAGAAGCAGAAGTAGCTGACCGCTTGGGAATTAAGGGTCCGATGAATCCATTGATATTAGCATGGACAAGTAAAATAACACGCGAGGAGAAAAGTTCGCGTAGTATTAGCCTCACTATTTCTGGAAAGGGACTGACGAAAAAGTACGCAATCGAGAACGTTCAAACAGTGCATAAGATGGAACTTCCAAAGCAGTCGATGTGCTATGAGGAATTAGCAGAACAGTTTCCATATCTTAGAGGTCTGCCAGTTAAAAGTTATACTAACGTGGCTCCACAGATGATTATCGGATTAGAACATGTAAGACTATTAACTTCGTTGAAGCTGCGCGAGGGAAACAGTTGCGGTCCAATAGCTGTTAAAACAAGGCTGGGTTGGTGTGCGTTCGGGAGACAAGCTGGAGCAGGAAAAATGGTAGAAAGGGTGAACCTTCATTATAGCATCAGCAATCAACGTCTTCACAATCtcatgaaacatttttttctggtaGAGGAGAGCACGGTGACTAGTAAGCCAGAGGCAGAGGCTGACAAACAAGCAATTGAAATTCTCAATCGAACCGTTAAACGAAAGGGAAATTATTTCGAGTCTGGATTACTCTGGAAATACGAGAACCCAGTGTTTCCCAACAGTTTACCGTTGGCGCAGAAAAGGTTGGCGAGTTTCGAAAAGCGATTGACACGTAATCCTGTATTGAGAGATATGGTGAAACAGCAGCTCGAGCAATATCAACAGAAAGGCTATGCACACAAAGCATCGAAAGGCGAATTGGAGAATACGGATGAACGAAGAGTATGGTATCTACCATTGGGAGTAGTCACGAATCCGAATAAACCTAACAAGATACGTCTAGTATGGGATGCTGCAGCGAGAGTGAATGGAGTATCGTTCAATGATATGCTCCTGAAAGGGCCGGACCTACTAAATTCTTTACCGGTAGTGTTGACCCGCTTCAGACAAAAAACATCGCAGTGA
- the LOC129771880 gene encoding uncharacterized protein LOC129771880: protein MFHQIRIREEDKQSQRFLWRDNPADPAQIFIMDVATFGATCSPCIAQFVKNENARAYIESYPRAVQGIIENHYVDDFLDSTDTIQEAIQLVQEVKNIHAAAGFEIGKFLSNSPEVLNALSESQRGSSKCMNLDKQVDTERVLGLTWVPSSDVFTFDTATKSHIRNLIENRSIPTKRQVLRTVMTLFDPLGFIAHFVVHGKVLMQDIWRSGTDWDVPIDDRLQDRWLRWSELIEHLENVKVPRCFFRKTNFRPTDNIQLHIFVDASEIAYACVGYLRFDDGVRRQCTLVAAKTKVAPLKALSIPRLELQAAMIGARLAQAISQSLTVTVNQRFLWSDSSTVLAWLRSDSRKYHPFVAFRIGEILSITSIDEWRHVPSKINVADDATKWGDGPSFKPEDRWFSGPDFLFEPEYRWPSNAKESTTTHEELRAVYVHHNKFSSPLIDVSRFSNWNRMLRATAYVHRAVNIMLKRVSKAENFTLLSGDLQRAEVTLWRQVQTQVYSDEVVELNVGANHTVNKSSPLYKLSPFLDELGIIRMGSRIGAAPQAPYAAKYPIILPKDHLITFLLTDSFHRRFLHANGETVFNEMRQLFYISNLRSLIRRVTKECQLCKVKKAQPMPPMMAPLPKIRLTPFIRPFTYVGVDYFGPLEVKVGRSIVKRWAVLFTCLTIRAVHMEVAHTLSSRSCIMAFRRFIARRGAPAEVYTDNGTNFVGASRQLNEEIQQQKTIAHDCATTFTNAHTAWFFNPPAAPHMGGAWERMVRSIKTAMKSISECTRHPSDEVLETVLLEAEAIVNSRPLTYIPLETADQEALTPNHFLLYGSSGVKQPPTVLGNSVSALRDSWKLTQLMVDEFWRRWVREYMPMLTRRTKWFEPVKPLEPGDLVVVMDQNSRNSWERGRVLSIVRGAGGQTRRATVQTARGVISRPATNLAVLDVGKVRGIESSVAAGSIGVLHGPGDVTRTTDK from the coding sequence ATGTTCCACCAGATACGAATACGGGAGGAAGACAAACAGTCTCAGAGATTCCTCTGGAGGGATAATCCTGCAGATCCGGCGCAGATATTCATTATGGACGTTGCGACTTTCGGAGCGACGTGTTCTCCTTGTATAGCACAATTTGTCAAAAACGAAAACGCGAGGGCATATATAGAATCGTATCCAAGAGCAGTACAAGGAATAATCGAGAATCATTATGTCGATGATTTTCTCGATAGCACCGACACAATACAGGAAGCAATTCAGCTGGTTCAAGAAGTGAAGAACATTCACGCAGCAGCAGGGTTCGAAATTGGCAAATTCCTTTCCAATTCGCCAGAAGTACTGAACGCATTGAGCGAATCGCAACGAGGTTCGAGCAAATGTATGAACCTGGATAAGCAGGTGGATACAGAGCGGGTTCTTGGACTGACGTGGGTGCCATCTTCAGACGTATTTACATTCGACACAGCAACGAAATCGCATATCAGAAATTTAATTGAGAACCGAAGTATTCCTACGAAGAGACAAGTGTTGCGAACTGTTATGACGCTTTTTGATCCTCTTGGGTTCATTGCACATTTCGTCGTCCACGGGAAGGTGCTCATGCAGGATATATGGAGATCGGGGACCGATTGGGATGTACCAATAGACGATCGACTGCAAGACCGATGGCTCCGCTGGAGTGAACTCATAGAGCATCTTGAGAATGTTAAAGTGCCTCGATGCTTCTTCCGGAAGACAAACTTTCGCCCTACGGATAATATACAGCTTCATATCTTCGTTGACGCGAGTGAAATCGCGTACGCATGTGTCGGATATCTCCGATTTGACGATGGGGTCAGGCGGCAGTGTACATTGGTTGCTGCGAAAACAAAAGTCGCACCATTGAAAGCTTTATCGATTCCGCGTTTGGAACTCCAAGCGGCCATGATTGGGGCAAGGTTAGCTCAAGCAATTAGTCAATCTCTGACTGTAACCGTCAATCAGCGGTTTCTTTGGTCGGACTCATCAACAGTGCTCGCATGGTTGCGCTCGGATAGTCGCAAGTATCATCCGTTTGTCGCGTTCCGAATCGGCGAGATACTTTCTATAACCAGCATTGATGAGTGGCGACACGTACCATCAAAAATAAATGTGGCAGATGATGCGACGAAATGGGGAGACGGTCCTAGTTTTAAACCCGAGGATCGTTGGTTTTCCGGGCCAGATTTCTTGTTCGAGCCAGAATACCGTTGGCCGTCTAATGCGAAAGAAAGTACCACTACACATGAAGAGTTACGGGCAGTATATGTACATCACAACAAATTCTCTTCGCCGCTAATAGATGTATCCCGTTTTTCAAATTGGAACCGTATGCTGCGAGCGACAGCATACGTGCATCGTGCCGTGAATATTATGCTGAAGCGTGTCTCAAAGGctgaaaactttactttactgAGCGGAGATTTGCAACGAGCCGAAGTGACACTATGGCGACAAGTACAGACGCAAGTGTATAGCGACGAAGTAGTAGAACTAAATGTTGGAGCCAACCATACAGTGAATAAATCCAGTCCGTTATACAAGCTGTCGCCGTTTCTGGATGAACTGGGTATTATCAGGATGGGTAGCCGAATCGGGGCGGCTCCTCAAGCCCCGTATGCAGCTAAGTACCCTATCATATTACCTAAGGATCATCTAATCACGTTCCTCCTTACGGACAGTTTTCACCGACGATTTCTTCACGCGAACGGTGAAACCGTGTTCAACGAAATGAGACAactattttacatttcaaatcttCGCTCGCTTATCCGGCGGGTTACTAAAGAATGTCAACTCTGCAAGGTAAAGAAGGCGCAACCTATGCCCCCGATGATGGCACCGCTCCCGAAAATTCGTCTGACTCCATTTATTAGACCTTTTACCTACGTGGGAGTGGACTACTTTGGACCATTAGAGGTGAAAGTAGGCCGTAGCATAGTGAAAAGATGGGCAGTGCTATTTACCTGTCTCACCATTCGTGCTGTGCATATGGAGGTCGCACACACTCTTTCCTCGAGGTCTTGCATCATGGCATTTCGCAGATTTATAGCGAGGAGGGGTGCTCCAGCGGAAGTATACACGGACAACGGCACCAATTTTGTTGGAGCCAGCCGTCAGCTGAATGAGGAAATACAGCAGCAAAAAACAATCGCTCACGATTGTGCTACAACATTCACAAATGCTCACACGGCCTGGTTCTTCAATCCACCCGCAGCTCCCCATATGGGAGGTGCCTGGGAACGCATGGTCAGATCCATTAAGACTGCGATGAAGTCAATATCTGAGTGTACTCGCCACCCAAGCGACGAGGTTCTCGAAACCGTTCTACTTGAAGCTGAAGCTATAGTTAATTCTCGCCCACTCACTTATATTCCGTTGGAGACAGCTGATCAAGAAGCCCTCACCCCCAATCACTTCCTTTTGTACGGATCGAGTGGGGTCAAACAACCGCCAACAGTGCTGGGAAACAGTGTAAGCGCTCTACGCGATAGTTGGAAACTCACCCAGTTGATGGTGGATGAATTTTGGCGTAGATGGGTGCGAGAGTATATGCCAATGCTCACCAGACGAACGAAGTGGTTCGAACCAGTGAAGCCGTTGGAACCTGGAGATCTAGTAGTGGTGATGGATCAGAATTCGAGAAATAGTTGGGAACGAGGACGCGTATTATCAATAGTAAGAGGTGCGGGTGGCCAAACTCGACGAGCTACGGTTCAAACGGCAAGAGGAGTGATATCCAGACCGGCAACGAACCTAGCAGTACTTGACGTAGGAAAGGTTCGCGGTATAGAGTCGTCAGTAGCCGCAGGGAGTATCGGAGTGCTTCACGGGCCGGGGGATGTTACAAGAACCACTGATAAGTGA